From Oryza sativa Japonica Group chromosome 4, ASM3414082v1, one genomic window encodes:
- the LOC4334942 gene encoding uncharacterized protein, with translation MDRRSSAPSSRRRKESLLVAEGLVWKNRGGVAMRGRQIGQRNFFNLSDPAQVWWRCPLPASGRHATTVAALAALSPDTMTHPLRLRPLPLQMLGRRRCLLGWRQLSDSRTAGNKIFGSLCFSRMLRWCWSDWCLHDLLVDGLGMIVAHQGIAAGHQVNFSSSSFVELQAEVERQQINQCHPSS, from the coding sequence ATGGATCGCCGGAGTTCGGCACCGTCGTCCCGGCGACGGAAGGAGTCGCTTTTAGTCGCCGAGGGTTTAGTTTGGAAAAACAGAGGAGGAGTTGCAATGAGGGGAAGGCAGATCGGTCAAAGGAACTTCTTCAACCTGTCAGATCCAGCACAAGTTTGGTGGCGCTGCCCCCTCCCTGCATCTGGCCGGCACGCAACGACAGTTGCGGCGTTGGCTGCCTTGTCCCCGGACACCATGACCCACCCTCTCCGTCtccggcctctccccctccAGATGTTGGGGCGGCGACGGTGTTTGTTGGGGTGGCGACAGCTCTCGGATTCAAGGACAGCAGGTAACAAAATATTTGGCAGCCTGTGCTTCTCGAGAATGCTGCGTTGGTGCTGGTCGGATTGGTGCTTGCATGATCTGTTGGTAGATGGGCTGGGGATGATAGTTGCTCATCAAGGAATTGCAGCTGGCCACCAGGTTAatttctcctcatcctcctttGTTGAGCTCCAAGCTGAAGTAGAAAGACAGCAGATCAATCAATGCCATCCTAGTTCTTGA